From the genome of Uranotaenia lowii strain MFRU-FL chromosome 1, ASM2978415v1, whole genome shotgun sequence, one region includes:
- the LOC129737811 gene encoding uncharacterized protein K02A2.6-like: MKSTVRMMQDSRPVPAFRCDQIEAGKLAKEWKTWKEGLECYFAAYDVTDQFQKRAKLLHLGGPALQVVFKNLKDYNHVPLVTLEPRWYDCAFEKLDEFFEPRHQSTSERRKLRLMKQKVGERFADFVIRLKQQVSQCGFEKYGTEVSSILSDIYLTDAVVEGCTSNEVRRRVLLKDLPFSEIEALGTTQEVVDQQIEEIAVSQQPEKVFKIEHQGNSKGKPVTGMAKPAEKTCYNCGRLGHFAASPRCLARGKQCRNCKIYGHYESMCRRPKRSGARIEGKLVQTVRDSSNSTEIPKEDPGSAKVYYAFYSGNESNVIACVIGGVSVEMLVDSGADANLISGEMWQKMKSEQIEVFTSKKGSSRILRAYGSMAPLVILGSFVANISVGDQRIRAEFFVVEGGQRCLLGDKTAKELGVLKVGLHINSIEGSPFSKMKGVNAKIRMLPEVVPVYQPMRRIPVPLEEAVDRKLDELLKRDIIEVKSGPTTWVSPLVVVGKSNGEPRLCLDLRRVNEAVLREHHPMPSVDDYLAKLGRGRLWSKLDIKEAFLQIELEEESRDVTTFMTRRGLYRFKRLPFGLVTAPELFQKAMDETLRGCDGVFWYLDDVLVEGKDLKEHDERLDQVIG, translated from the exons atgaaGTCGACGGTGCggatg ATGCAAGATTCTCGACCAGTTCCAGCATTTCGATGCGACCAAATCGAGGCTGGGAAGCTCGCAAAGGAGTGGAAGACGTGGAAGGAGGGGCTCGAATGTTATTTCGCTGCCTATGACGTCACCGACCAGTTTCAGAAGAGAGCAAAACTCCTGCACCTGGGTGGTCCGGCCCTGCAAGTCGTGTTCAAGAATCTGAAGGATTACAATCATGTGCCGCTGGTAACATTGGAGCCTAGATGGTATGATTGTGCTTTCGAGAAGCTTGATGAGTTTTTCGAACCTCGACACCAGAGTACATCGGAAAGACGGAAACTTCGACTGATGAAACAAAAGGTAGGAGAACGCTTCGCTGATTTTGTGATTAGGCTGAAACAACAGGTTTCCCAGTGCGGATTCGAAAAGTATGGTACTGAAGTTAGTTCCATTTTGAGCGATATTTATCTGACTGACGCAGTAGTTGAAGGGTGTACTTCGAATGAGGTGCGCAGAAGAGTCCTCCTTAAAGATTTACCCTTTTCGGAGATTGAAGCTTTAGGGACCACTCAGGAAGTTGTAGATCAGCAGATAGAAGAGATAGCAGTAAGCCAGCAACccgaaaaagtatttaaaattgaGCATCAGGGTAATTCCAAGGGCAAACCTGTCACAGGTATGGCCAAACCAGCTGAGAAGACTTGTTATAACTGCGGGAGGTTGGGACACTTCGCTGCCTCACCTAGATGTCTTGCACGTGGGAAGCAATGCCGTAATTGTAAGATTTACGGGCATTACGAAAGCATGTGCCGAAGACCGAAGCGATCTGGTGCCAGAATAGAAGGAAAATTAGTCCAGACGGTTCGGGACTCCTCGAACTCAACCGAAATACCGAAAGAAGATCCAGGAAGCGCCAAGGTGTACTATGCCTTTTATTCAGGTAACGAGTCTAACGTTATTGCGTGTGTGATTGGAGGAGTTTCTGTGGAAATGCTGGTCGACTCTGGTGCCGATGCCAATCTTATCAGTGGAGAGATGTGGCAGAAGATGAAAAGCGAGCAGATAGAGGTGTTTACATCAAAGAAAGGCAGTTCCCGGATCTTACGTGCCTACGGAAGTATGGCGCCTCTCGTTATTCTCGGATCATTCGTTGCAAATATTTCAGTTGGAGATCAACGCATTAGGGCAGAGTTTTTCGTTGTCGAAGGAGGGCAACGGTGTCTACTGGGGGATAAGACTGCTAAGGAATTAGGTGTGCTGAAGGTTGGGCTCCACATAAACAGCATCGAAGGTAGTCCTTTCTCGAAGATGAAGGGTGTAAACGCAAAGATACGGATGCTACCAGAAGTAGTTCCAGTTTACCAACCTATGCGACGCATTCCCGTACCACTGGAAGAAGCAGTGGACCGGAAACTCGATGAGTTACTTAAACGAGACATCATTGAAGTAAAATCAGGACCTACGACCTGGGTTTCACCACTGGTTGTGGTTGGAAAATCAAACGGGGAACCGCGACTATGCCTCGATTTGCGGAGAGTGAATGAAGCGGTGTTGAGGGAACACCATCCAATGCCATCAGTGGATGACTACTTGGCAAAGCTAGGACGTGGCAGATTGTGGAGTAAACTTGATATTAAGGAGGCGTTCTTACAAATTGAGTTAGAAGAAGAGTCCAGAGACGTGACAACCTTCATGACACGACGAGGACTATATCGTTTCAAACGATTGCCATTTGGATTGGTCACTGCTCCGGAGCTATTTCAGAAAGCGATGGACGAGACTCTGCGTGGCTGCGATGGGGTATTCTGGTACCTTGATGACGTGCTCGTTGAAGGAAAGGACCTAAAGGAGCACGATGAACGCCTGGATCAGGTTATTGGTTAA